The proteins below come from a single Psychrobacter sp. PL19 genomic window:
- a CDS encoding PspC domain-containing protein: protein MAKLAKLHRSQNNRMVAGVMGGIAEYVGWSPMWVRILFVVISSLSAAMPGILIYIILWVIMPNASDQSHE, encoded by the coding sequence TTGGCTAAATTAGCAAAATTACATCGCTCGCAGAATAATCGCATGGTAGCGGGTGTGATGGGTGGTATCGCAGAATATGTAGGCTGGTCACCGATGTGGGTGCGAATATTATTCGTGGTCATCTCGTCGCTAAGCGCTGCGATGCCTGGTATTCTTATTTATATTATTTTATGGGTCATCATGCCAAATGCCTCAGACCAGTCACATGAATAA